CATATACGATGGAAATAGATTCTCGTTTGAATCTTCGTGCAACATATTTTGAACAATAGTTGGCGTATCAAATTTTTTATAGACTTCCAGCATTCTCTTTTTCCCATAGATCACCTCCCAATTACCGGGAACCAGTAGGTCGTAATTCATGTTTTTAATCACATCTGCCATAACTTCTCCTTCAGAAAACGCTACGTAACCGCTACCTTGTATCAAGTCGCCGCCGTCAACGATAAAGGTTTTACCGGGGTTTTTAGCGCGTTCTCTGTCAAACAAGGTTTTTATTTGGGCTAATCCGCCGCGTTCTTTGAAGACAATTTCTTCATTTTCCCAAAACAATTCGGGGTGCGGGTCCATTTGCCCGTGAATGTCTGCCGTTTGAAGAATCGTAATTTTTAAAGTGTCTTGTTTATGGCTGTTGAATTCACTTTTCTCTATTATTGACGGGCTTTTCCAAGCTAATACAGCTACAAGACCGATTAGAGGAATTATATATTTGAATGATTTTTTAAGTTTCATTTTTACTGTTTTATAAGTTTAAAATTTTATATCCCGCTTTTTGAAGTTGGAAGGCGTACAAAAAAGCATTGTCAACCACGTTTATTTCCTTCGGAAGTGTATTCGGGTTAATCTGCAATCGGTCTAAAGACATTTTGCAAACATTAACCTTCACATTAGACTTTCCTGCCCAGCCGATAAATTTTTCGGTTTCAGGTTTGAGTATGTCTGCAACGTTTTTTCCGTAGAGCACTATTTCAAAATTACCGTCCGTAGCTAATTCATCGGCAGCGAGGAGAATAGGTTTTAATTGCTCCACTTTGGTGGTGAGCACCATAAAATCCTTTGGTTCACTAGCTTTTTGCGCCATTGCGCCGAGGCTTAATACCAGAATAAATATTTGAATGATTCTTTTCATAATTCTTATGTATTAAAGTTCTAAGCTTAAATAGCCTTTTTTCTGAAGTTCTAAATTGTGGAGAATTCCGTTGTCCACAATTTTTATATCCTTCGGAAGTTTTT
This region of Aequorivita marisscotiae genomic DNA includes:
- a CDS encoding sulfur reduction protein DsrE, producing MKRIIQIFILVLSLGAMAQKASEPKDFMVLTTKVEQLKPILLAADELATDGNFEIVLYGKNVADILKPETEKFIGWAGKSNVKVNVCKMSLDRLQINPNTLPKEINVVDNAFLYAFQLQKAGYKILNL